One Paracidovorax avenae ATCC 19860 genomic region harbors:
- the kdsA gene encoding 3-deoxy-8-phosphooctulonate synthase, whose product MKLCGFDAGLDRPFFLIAGPCVIESEQLQMDVAGRLKETTAALGIPFIFKSSFDKANRSSGTSFRGPGREKGLEILAKIRRELDVPVLTDVHTEDDITEAAKVVDVLQTPAFLCRQTDFIRAVAQSGKPVNIKKGQFLAPHDMKNVIDKARAAAREKGLPEDSFMACERGASFGYNNLVSDMRGLAIMRETGAPVVFDATHSVQLPGGQGTSSGGQREMVPVLARAAVAVGVAGLFMETHPDPSNALSDGPNAVPLRHMKALLETLVALDSVTKRNGFLENDFEA is encoded by the coding sequence CCTCATCGCAGGTCCCTGCGTCATCGAGTCCGAACAGCTGCAGATGGACGTGGCCGGCCGCCTGAAGGAAACCACGGCGGCACTGGGCATCCCGTTCATCTTCAAGAGCAGCTTCGACAAGGCCAACCGGTCCTCGGGCACGAGCTTCCGCGGCCCCGGCCGCGAGAAGGGCCTGGAGATCCTGGCCAAGATCCGCCGCGAACTGGACGTGCCCGTGCTGACCGACGTGCACACCGAGGACGACATCACCGAGGCCGCGAAGGTGGTGGACGTGCTGCAGACGCCTGCGTTCCTCTGCCGCCAGACCGACTTCATCCGCGCCGTGGCGCAGTCGGGCAAGCCCGTGAACATCAAGAAGGGACAGTTCCTCGCGCCCCATGACATGAAGAACGTCATCGACAAGGCCCGCGCCGCCGCGCGCGAGAAGGGCCTGCCGGAAGACAGCTTCATGGCCTGCGAGCGCGGCGCGAGCTTCGGCTACAACAACCTCGTCTCCGACATGCGCGGCCTGGCCATCATGCGCGAGACGGGCGCTCCCGTGGTGTTCGACGCCACGCACAGCGTACAGCTGCCCGGCGGCCAGGGCACCAGCAGCGGCGGCCAGCGCGAAATGGTGCCGGTGCTGGCACGCGCGGCCGTCGCCGTGGGCGTGGCCGGCCTCTTCATGGAAACGCACCCCGACCCCAGCAACGCCCTCTCGGACGGGCCCAACGCGGTGCCGCTCAGGCACATGAAGGCGCTGCTGGAAACCCTCGTCGCCCTGGATTCCGTCACCAAGCGGAACGGCTTTCTCGAAAACGACTTCGAAGCTTGA
- a CDS encoding ferritin-like domain-containing protein: protein MELRQRALQVLCLTDPEDKAARALELHASAAHLSLDPLAPAPPAPEGLPGRPARPELRHHTEVARRSPATPLGRAVLLHAIAHIEFNAINLALDAVWRFSSMPPDYYRDWLRVAAEEASHFRMLRGHLRDMGHDYGDFPAHQGLWTMCEKTAHDIVARMALVPRTLEARGLDATPLIQRKLTQVGTPDALAAVAILDVILREEVGHVAIGNHWYRWLCARDGLDPESHYGELVRRYEAPRLKPPFNEAARRQAGFSEAELIWLQSE from the coding sequence ATGGAGCTTCGACAACGTGCCCTGCAGGTCCTGTGCCTGACCGATCCCGAGGACAAGGCGGCCCGGGCGCTGGAGCTGCACGCCTCGGCCGCGCACCTCTCGCTGGACCCTCTCGCCCCCGCGCCACCGGCACCGGAGGGGCTGCCCGGCCGCCCCGCCCGCCCTGAACTGCGGCACCACACGGAAGTCGCCCGGCGCTCGCCCGCCACGCCGCTCGGCCGGGCCGTGCTGCTGCATGCCATCGCCCACATCGAATTCAACGCGATCAACCTGGCGCTCGATGCCGTCTGGCGCTTTTCCAGCATGCCGCCGGACTACTACCGGGACTGGCTGCGCGTGGCCGCGGAGGAAGCCTCCCACTTCCGGATGCTGCGCGGCCACCTGCGGGACATGGGCCACGACTATGGCGACTTTCCGGCCCACCAGGGGCTGTGGACCATGTGCGAGAAGACCGCGCACGACATCGTGGCGCGGATGGCGCTGGTCCCCCGCACGCTGGAAGCCCGGGGGCTGGATGCCACGCCACTGATCCAGCGCAAGCTCACGCAGGTGGGCACGCCCGACGCACTGGCGGCCGTCGCCATCCTCGACGTCATCCTGCGGGAAGAAGTCGGCCACGTGGCCATCGGCAACCACTGGTACCGATGGCTGTGCGCGCGCGACGGACTCGACCCGGAAAGCCACTACGGCGAACTCGTGCGGCGCTACGAAGCACCGCGCCTGAAGCCTCCGTTCAACGAGGCGGCGCGCCGCCAGGCGGGCTTCAGCGAAGCGGAATTGATCTGGCTGCAGTCCGAATGA
- a CDS encoding gamma carbonic anhydrase family protein translates to MALYELDGMTPRVAESAWVAGSAEVMGNVVLGEDASIWFGAVLRGDNETLAIGAGSNVQDGSVLHSDPGQPLTLGERVTVGHKVVLHGCTVGDESLIGIGAVVLNGAKIGRNCLVGAGALVTEGKEFPDGSMILGSPAKAVRQLTPEQIEGLRRSAQVYIANARRFRAGLHRTG, encoded by the coding sequence ATGGCGCTTTATGAACTCGACGGCATGACCCCCCGCGTGGCCGAATCGGCCTGGGTCGCGGGCAGCGCGGAGGTGATGGGCAACGTGGTGCTCGGCGAGGACGCCAGCATCTGGTTCGGCGCCGTGCTGCGCGGCGACAACGAGACCCTCGCCATCGGCGCGGGCAGCAACGTGCAGGACGGCAGCGTGCTGCACTCCGACCCGGGCCAGCCGCTGACGCTGGGCGAGCGCGTGACGGTGGGCCACAAGGTCGTGCTGCACGGTTGCACCGTGGGCGACGAGTCGCTCATCGGCATCGGCGCCGTGGTGCTCAATGGTGCGAAGATCGGCCGCAACTGCCTCGTCGGCGCGGGTGCGCTGGTCACGGAAGGCAAGGAGTTCCCGGACGGCTCGATGATACTGGGCAGTCCGGCCAAGGCCGTGAGGCAGCTCACGCCGGAACAGATCGAAGGCCTGCGCAGGAGCGCGCAGGTCTATATCGCCAATGCCCGGCGTTTCCGGGCGGGGCTGCACCGCACGGGTTGA
- a CDS encoding septum formation initiator family protein produces MNPRIVPLVLLLLLVAVQTQLWTGRGSIGHVQEMKERIAAQKQANDRARQENERLASEVSDLRDGLDMVEEKARSELGMVKPNEVYVHVAPR; encoded by the coding sequence ATGAATCCCCGTATCGTTCCCCTGGTGCTGCTGCTCCTGCTCGTGGCCGTCCAGACGCAGCTCTGGACGGGCCGGGGCAGCATCGGTCACGTGCAGGAGATGAAGGAACGGATCGCGGCGCAGAAGCAGGCCAACGACCGGGCCCGCCAGGAGAACGAGCGGCTGGCGTCGGAAGTGAGCGACCTGCGCGATGGCCTCGACATGGTCGAGGAGAAGGCGCGCAGCGAGCTGGGCATGGTCAAGCCCAACGAGGTGTATGTGCACGTGGCGCCCCGCTGA
- a CDS encoding EAL and HDOD domain-containing protein, which produces MSSNNENAPAFEPTQPQEGAPTDDGNLAIIARQAIVDEHRAVFGYELFDRSTASDAHTAASDAALLFNALSYAGTEALVGKKTVFINCTHESLAGGHLELIHPEKVVLEVPTLADTASVEEIEGRLSTLEGLRTRGFRLAFSQNVLRRNYGSWLRMAAFVKLDMQAFRPELAEPLVKFARANSQATLVAEKVETAEQHERMAALGVKLFQGFWFAKPALVKAQTIRPSQATIIQLINLVRKQASTAEIEDLLKKDPTLSFNLLRFINSSGFGLSCEITSFRHAVMILGLKKLFRWAALLMTTSRAGGSPPAVGQTAVVRGRLMELLAAELLPPEECDNAFVVGVFSLLDAMLGVPLDKALESVALPQPVIDALLHNTGVFAPFLELTKACESGDEVAFAQAAEALHLSNRQVNWAHLQALTWAESLGEG; this is translated from the coding sequence ATGTCGAGCAATAACGAAAACGCCCCCGCTTTCGAACCCACCCAGCCCCAGGAAGGCGCGCCGACGGACGATGGCAACCTGGCCATCATCGCGCGCCAGGCCATCGTGGACGAGCACCGCGCCGTCTTCGGCTACGAGCTCTTCGACCGCTCCACCGCCTCCGACGCGCACACTGCCGCCAGCGACGCGGCCCTGCTCTTCAATGCGCTCTCCTACGCGGGCACCGAGGCCCTGGTGGGCAAGAAGACGGTCTTCATCAATTGCACGCACGAGAGCCTCGCGGGCGGCCACCTGGAGCTCATCCACCCCGAGAAGGTGGTGCTGGAAGTTCCCACCCTGGCGGACACGGCCAGCGTGGAGGAGATCGAGGGCCGCCTTTCCACCCTCGAAGGCCTGCGGACGCGGGGTTTCCGCCTCGCCTTCAGCCAGAACGTGCTGCGTCGCAACTACGGCAGCTGGCTGCGGATGGCAGCCTTCGTGAAGCTCGACATGCAGGCCTTCCGGCCCGAGCTGGCCGAGCCGCTCGTGAAATTCGCCCGCGCCAACAGCCAGGCCACGCTGGTGGCCGAGAAGGTGGAGACCGCCGAGCAGCACGAACGCATGGCGGCGCTCGGCGTGAAGCTGTTCCAGGGTTTCTGGTTCGCCAAGCCCGCACTCGTGAAGGCCCAGACCATCCGTCCCTCGCAGGCGACGATCATCCAGCTCATCAACCTGGTGCGCAAGCAGGCCAGCACTGCGGAGATCGAAGACCTGCTCAAGAAGGATCCCACGCTGTCCTTCAACCTGCTGCGCTTCATCAACTCCTCGGGCTTCGGGCTGTCCTGCGAGATCACCTCGTTCCGGCACGCGGTCATGATCCTCGGCCTCAAAAAGCTCTTCCGCTGGGCGGCACTGCTGATGACCACCTCGCGCGCCGGTGGATCCCCGCCGGCCGTGGGCCAGACGGCCGTCGTGCGAGGCCGCCTGATGGAACTGCTCGCCGCCGAACTGCTGCCGCCCGAGGAGTGCGACAACGCCTTCGTGGTGGGCGTGTTCTCCCTGCTGGACGCCATGCTCGGGGTGCCGCTGGACAAGGCCCTCGAATCGGTGGCCCTGCCGCAGCCGGTGATCGATGCGCTGCTGCACAACACCGGCGTGTTCGCGCCGTTCCTCGAACTCACCAAGGCCTGCGAAAGCGGTGACGAGGTGGCCTTCGCCCAGGCCGCCGAGGCGCTGCACCTCTCGAACCGCCAGGTCAACTGGGCCCACCTGCAGGCCCTGACCTGGGCCGAAAGCCTGGGAGAAGGCTGA
- a CDS encoding DUF1330 domain-containing protein, translated as MSSAYIIASVTVTNPEQYDEYRRLSTLAMQAHGAEVCVRGGRVEVFEGDWNPGRVVVLKFPSMEAARAFNESAEYQLARSARIGAAVMRMVCVEGV; from the coding sequence ATGAGCAGCGCCTACATCATCGCGTCCGTCACCGTCACCAACCCCGAGCAGTACGACGAGTACCGCCGCCTGAGCACGCTGGCCATGCAGGCGCACGGCGCCGAGGTGTGCGTGCGCGGCGGCCGCGTGGAAGTCTTCGAGGGTGACTGGAACCCCGGCCGCGTCGTGGTCCTGAAGTTCCCCTCCATGGAAGCCGCGCGCGCCTTCAACGAATCCGCCGAATACCAGCTGGCGAGGTCCGCCCGCATCGGCGCGGCCGTCATGCGCATGGTGTGCGTCGAAGGAGTGTGA
- a CDS encoding EAL and HDOD domain-containing protein, translating into MTLQGPAGTAPGAMIARQAIVNGQHSVIGYELFNRSRAGVAHTAATDVFLVFTALSHAGTEELVGKKLIFVNCTHESLAGGHLELVDPDKVVLEIPPLGHAAATEVGTRLPILQALRERGFHLAFNHTVLESAYAPWLPLADYIKLDLSLLAPDQLAVLVKYAGRHSRAELIAEKVETAQQYDMASSMGVQLFQGFWFSRPSVVEAKLLTPSQTNILHLINLVRQQASTDEIEEVLKKDAGLAFNLMRLINSSGFGLAREITSFRQAVMLMGLKKLFRWAALLLTASRIGGIPAAVGHTAVVRGRLMELVAQETLSQEEADQAFVVGIFSMLDVMLSMPMESAVGLLHVPDSVAAALLRREGVLGELLRLAEACESSDDALFDQAATTLHLTSQQINWAHLQALAWADQMTD; encoded by the coding sequence ATGACCCTCCAGGGACCGGCCGGCACCGCGCCGGGCGCCATGATCGCCCGGCAGGCGATCGTCAACGGCCAGCACTCCGTGATCGGCTACGAGCTGTTCAACCGCTCTCGGGCGGGCGTGGCGCACACCGCGGCCACCGACGTCTTCCTCGTCTTCACGGCCCTGTCGCACGCAGGCACCGAAGAGCTGGTGGGCAAGAAACTCATCTTCGTCAACTGCACGCACGAAAGCCTGGCGGGCGGCCACCTCGAACTGGTGGACCCCGACAAGGTGGTGCTGGAGATCCCGCCGCTCGGCCATGCGGCCGCCACCGAGGTCGGAACCCGCCTGCCGATCCTGCAGGCGCTGCGCGAGCGCGGCTTCCACCTGGCCTTCAACCACACAGTGCTGGAATCCGCCTATGCCCCCTGGCTGCCGCTGGCCGACTACATCAAGCTCGACCTCTCGCTGCTGGCGCCCGACCAGCTGGCCGTGCTCGTCAAGTACGCGGGGCGCCATTCGCGCGCCGAGCTCATCGCCGAGAAGGTGGAGACCGCCCAGCAGTACGACATGGCCTCCAGCATGGGCGTGCAGCTCTTCCAGGGCTTCTGGTTCTCGCGCCCCTCGGTGGTCGAGGCCAAGCTCCTGACGCCGTCGCAGACCAACATCCTCCACCTCATCAACCTCGTGCGGCAGCAGGCCAGCACCGACGAGATCGAGGAAGTCCTCAAGAAGGATGCAGGCCTCGCCTTCAACCTGATGCGGCTCATCAACTCGTCCGGCTTCGGCCTGGCCCGCGAAATCACCTCGTTCCGCCAGGCGGTCATGCTGATGGGCCTCAAGAAGCTCTTCCGCTGGGCCGCGCTGCTGCTGACCGCATCGCGGATCGGCGGCATTCCCGCGGCCGTGGGCCACACCGCCGTGGTCCGCGGACGGCTGATGGAACTGGTCGCCCAGGAAACGCTGTCCCAGGAAGAGGCCGACCAGGCCTTCGTGGTGGGCATCTTCTCGATGCTGGACGTGATGCTCAGCATGCCCATGGAGTCCGCGGTCGGGCTGCTGCACGTACCCGATTCCGTGGCAGCCGCCCTGCTGCGCCGCGAAGGCGTGCTCGGGGAACTGCTGCGCCTTGCCGAAGCCTGCGAGTCGAGCGACGACGCCCTCTTCGACCAGGCCGCCACGACGCTGCACCTCACCAGCCAGCAGATCAACTGGGCCCACCTGCAGGCCCTGGCCTGGGCCGACCAGATGACGGACTGA
- the eno gene encoding phosphopyruvate hydratase, with the protein MSAIVDIVGREVLDSRGNPTVECDVLLESGVMGRAAVPSGASTGSREAIELRDGDKSRYLGKGVLKAVEHINTEISEAVLGLDASEQAFLDKTLIDLDGTDNKSRLGANAMLAVSMAVARAAAEESGLPLYRYLGGMGGMQLPVPMMNVINGGAHANNSLDLQEFMIIPVGAPSFREAVRWGAEVFHALKKIINDKGMSTAVGDEGGFAPSVENHEAAIQLILQAIDAAGYTAGEQIALGLDCAASEFYKDGHYVLEGEGGIRLTAQQWTDMLATWVDKYPIISIEDGMAEGDWDGWKHLTERLGKNVQLVGDDLFVTNTKILKEGIDKGIGNSILIKINQIGTLTETFAAIEMAKRAGYTAVISHRSGETEDSTIADISVGTNAGQIKTGSLSRSDRIAKYNQLLRIEEDLGDIAHYPGRAAFYNLR; encoded by the coding sequence ATGAGTGCCATCGTTGATATCGTCGGCCGCGAAGTGCTGGACAGCCGCGGCAACCCCACCGTCGAGTGCGACGTGCTGCTGGAGTCGGGCGTGATGGGCCGCGCGGCCGTGCCTTCCGGCGCCTCGACCGGCAGCCGTGAAGCCATCGAACTGCGCGACGGTGACAAGAGCCGCTACCTGGGCAAGGGCGTGCTCAAGGCCGTCGAGCACATCAACACCGAGATCTCCGAGGCCGTGCTGGGCCTGGACGCCTCCGAGCAGGCCTTCCTGGACAAGACGCTGATCGACCTGGACGGCACCGACAACAAGAGCCGCCTGGGCGCCAACGCCATGCTGGCCGTCTCCATGGCCGTGGCCCGCGCCGCTGCCGAGGAGTCTGGCCTGCCGCTGTACCGCTACCTGGGCGGCATGGGCGGCATGCAGCTGCCCGTGCCGATGATGAACGTGATCAACGGCGGCGCGCATGCCAACAACAGCCTGGACCTGCAGGAATTCATGATCATCCCCGTGGGCGCCCCAAGCTTCCGCGAGGCCGTGCGCTGGGGCGCCGAGGTGTTCCACGCCCTGAAGAAGATCATCAACGACAAGGGCATGAGCACCGCCGTGGGCGACGAGGGCGGCTTCGCCCCCAGCGTCGAGAACCACGAGGCCGCCATCCAGCTGATCCTGCAGGCCATCGACGCCGCCGGCTACACCGCGGGCGAGCAGATCGCCCTGGGCCTGGACTGTGCCGCCAGCGAGTTCTACAAGGACGGCCACTACGTGCTGGAAGGCGAAGGCGGCATCCGCCTGACGGCTCAGCAATGGACCGACATGCTGGCCACCTGGGTGGACAAGTACCCCATCATCTCCATCGAGGACGGCATGGCCGAAGGCGACTGGGACGGCTGGAAGCACCTCACCGAGCGCCTGGGCAAGAACGTTCAGCTGGTGGGCGACGACCTGTTCGTCACCAACACCAAGATCCTGAAGGAAGGCATCGACAAGGGCATCGGCAACTCGATCCTCATCAAGATCAACCAGATCGGCACCCTGACCGAGACCTTCGCCGCCATCGAGATGGCCAAGCGCGCCGGCTACACGGCCGTGATCTCGCACCGCTCGGGCGAGACGGAAGACTCCACCATCGCCGACATCTCCGTGGGCACCAACGCCGGCCAGATCAAGACCGGTTCGCTGAGCCGTTCCGACCGCATCGCCAAGTACAACCAGCTGCTGCGCATCGAGGAAGACCTGGGCGACATCGCCCACTACCCCGGCCGCGCTGCGTTCTACAACCTGCGCTGA
- a CDS encoding Hsp33 family molecular chaperone HslO produces MQKDSRVSELHKFLFDGLPVRGMIVRLTDAWTEILARRSGNSATGAYPPEVRELLGEMAAAGVLMQSNIKFNGALVLQVFGDGPVKLAVAEVQSDLGLRATASIQGEVPVGARLSDMVNAGGGGRCAITLDPKDRLPGQQPYQGVVPLHGDRHEKLEKLSDVLQHYMLQSEQLDTTLVLAADDKVAAGLLIQRMPIKGEGNLAGTELSHSENEDQIGRNEDYNRIATLAASLTREELLSLDVDTVLRRLFWEEKLLRFVPKEGMEGPRFACTCSRDRVSSMLRSLGPEEAESILAERGEIEVACEYCGQQYRFDAVDAAQIFTSAAELAPGTKAVQ; encoded by the coding sequence ATGCAGAAAGACTCCAGGGTGTCAGAACTCCACAAGTTCCTCTTCGATGGCCTGCCGGTGCGCGGCATGATCGTCCGGCTCACGGATGCCTGGACCGAGATCCTCGCCCGCCGTTCCGGCAATAGCGCCACTGGCGCCTACCCGCCCGAGGTGCGCGAGCTGCTGGGCGAGATGGCGGCGGCCGGCGTGCTCATGCAGTCCAACATCAAGTTCAACGGTGCGCTGGTCCTGCAGGTCTTCGGCGACGGCCCGGTCAAGCTGGCCGTGGCCGAGGTGCAGTCCGACCTCGGGCTGCGCGCCACCGCGTCCATCCAGGGCGAGGTGCCCGTGGGGGCTCGGCTGTCCGACATGGTGAATGCCGGCGGCGGCGGGCGCTGCGCGATCACTCTCGACCCGAAGGACCGGCTGCCGGGCCAGCAGCCCTACCAGGGCGTGGTGCCCCTGCATGGCGACCGGCACGAGAAGCTGGAAAAGCTCAGCGACGTGCTGCAGCACTACATGCTGCAGTCCGAGCAGCTCGACACCACGCTGGTGCTCGCCGCGGACGACAAGGTGGCGGCGGGCCTGCTGATCCAGCGCATGCCCATCAAGGGCGAAGGCAACCTTGCCGGCACCGAACTCAGCCATAGCGAAAACGAGGACCAGATCGGACGCAACGAGGACTACAACCGCATCGCCACGCTGGCCGCGAGCCTCACGCGCGAGGAACTGCTGTCGCTGGACGTGGACACCGTGCTGCGCCGCCTCTTCTGGGAGGAAAAGCTGCTGCGCTTCGTGCCGAAGGAGGGGATGGAAGGCCCGCGCTTCGCCTGCACCTGCAGCCGGGACCGCGTCAGTTCCATGCTGCGCAGCCTGGGCCCGGAAGAGGCCGAGAGCATCCTCGCCGAACGCGGGGAGATCGAGGTGGCCTGCGAGTACTGCGGCCAGCAATACCGGTTCGACGCGGTGGATGCCGCGCAGATCTTCACCAGCGCCGCGGAATTGGCCCCGGGAACGAAGGCGGTTCAGTAG